From Streptomyces sp. NBC_00775, one genomic window encodes:
- a CDS encoding helix-turn-helix domain-containing protein, which yields MGEAFLTVPEVAGIMRVSKMTVYRLVHSGHLPSIRVGRSFRVSAQAVREYLGCVRVTDGR from the coding sequence GTGGGGGAGGCCTTCCTGACCGTGCCCGAAGTGGCCGGGATCATGAGGGTGTCGAAGATGACGGTCTACCGCCTGGTGCACAGCGGTCATCTGCCGTCGATCCGCGTCGGCCGCTCGTTCCGGGTATCGGCGCAGGCCGTACGCGAGTACCTCGGCTGCGTGCGGGTGACCGACGGCCGTTGA
- a CDS encoding chaplin family protein: MNACGNTVSAIGLLNPAFGSS, encoded by the coding sequence TTGAACGCGTGCGGCAACACGGTTTCCGCGATCGGCCTGCTGAACCCCGCCTTCGGCAGCTCCTGA